The following are encoded together in the Bacillus sp. NP157 genome:
- a CDS encoding adenine methyltransferase has product MGFCHERTVGEETWLTPRFIINAIQSVRMPDVDPCSPMTRPWDTATRHFNKVKDGFNRWWNPKDFYWVNPPYGKECDQWLNKTAEHGNALALIFARTETQMFHRSIWEHPNATAVLFFKGRLKFATIDGESVGTAGAPSVLVAYGEGARDMLVRLVGEGKLKGRIILLNEGQAGVYRLGVSA; this is encoded by the coding sequence ATGGGCTTCTGCCACGAGCGCACCGTCGGCGAGGAAACCTGGCTGACGCCCCGCTTTATCATCAACGCCATCCAGTCGGTGCGGATGCCGGACGTCGACCCCTGCAGCCCCATGACGCGTCCGTGGGACACCGCCACGCGACACTTCAATAAAGTGAAAGATGGGTTTAATCGCTGGTGGAATCCGAAGGATTTCTACTGGGTGAATCCGCCTTACGGTAAGGAATGCGATCAGTGGTTGAACAAGACGGCCGAGCACGGCAACGCATTGGCGCTGATTTTCGCCCGCACGGAGACCCAGATGTTCCACCGGTCAATCTGGGAGCACCCCAACGCCACGGCGGTCCTGTTCTTCAAGGGGCGACTGAAGTTCGCGACGATCGACGGTGAGTCGGTGGGCACCGCTGGAGCGCCCTCTGTGCTGGTGGCGTATGGCGAGGGTGCGAGGGATATGCTGGTGCGCCTTGTTGGCGAGGGCAAGCTTAAGGGTCGGATTATTTTGCTCAATGAAGGCCAGGCGGGCGTTTACCGACTTGGGGTGTCGGCATGA